Proteins from one Papaver somniferum cultivar HN1 unplaced genomic scaffold, ASM357369v1 unplaced-scaffold_158, whole genome shotgun sequence genomic window:
- the LOC113337067 gene encoding 1-phosphatidylinositol-3-phosphate 5-kinase FAB1B-like produces MGGNPLAKNAQFCWGNEAATIKSIYFQEKRKHLEVPGSFIEDFPPSPSDHQSILVWLSVRCLQKGIICRWAQILRMKYYGSFDKTLGRFLRDDLFAQSYHCSSCEMPSEAHVHSCTHRQGSLTISVKKFLEFLLPGERDGKIWMWHKCLSCPRLNGFPPANPTAVISESAWGLSFGKFWSLAFPNWRGFWGSIRAVPIYITGEFWEGRIEIDLILFEFSL; encoded by the exons TTGTTGGGGGAATGAAGCAGCCACAATTAAGTCAATATATTTTCAGGAAAAGCGTAAGCACCTTGAGGTGCCAGGATCTTTCATAGAAGATTTTCCTCCGTCCCCTTCGGACCATCAAAGCATCTTGGTTTGGTTATCAGTCCGGTGTTTGCAGAAAGGAATCATTTGTAGATGGGCTCAAATCTTGCGTATGAAATACTATGGCAGCTTTGACAAGACCTTGGGGAGGTTTCTAAGAGACGATTTATTTGCTCAG AGTTATCACTGCAGTTCGTGTGAGATGCCTTCAGAAGCACATGTTCATTCTTGTACTCATCGGCAGGGCAGCCTCACGATATCTGTTAAGAAGTTTCTGGAATTTCTCTTACCAGGTGAACGAGATGGAAAGATTTGGATGTGGCACAAATGCTTGTCGTGTCCTCGTTTAAATGGGTTCCCACCAGCAAATCCTACAGCTGTAATATCTGAGTCTGCTTGGGGTTTATCTTTTGGGAAGTTCTGGAGCTTAGCTTTTCCAAACTGGCGAGGATTCTGGGGATCTATCAG GGCTGTCCCGATTTACATCACAGGGGAGTTCTGGGAAGGGAGGATAGAAATTG ACTTGATTCTCTTTGAGTTCAGTTTGTGA